The Clostridioides sp. ES-S-0010-02 genome window below encodes:
- a CDS encoding DUF1697 domain-containing protein gives MYNRWRFFKLEKYIALFRGINISCKNKVSMPLLKAAFEGMGFLNVSTYINSGNVLFPVKATIKVNASTTKKLFLLSSK, from the coding sequence ATTTATAATAGATGGAGGTTCTTTAAGTTAGAAAAATATATTGCTCTTTTTCGTGGCATAAACATTAGTTGTAAAAACAAAGTGTCAATGCCATTATTAAAGGCGGCATTTGAAGGTATGGGATTTTTGAATGTTAGCACCTATATCAATAGCGGAAATGTTCTTTTTCCAGTGAAAGCAACGATAAAAGTGAATGCCAGCACTACAAAAAAATTATTTTTGTTATCTAGCAAGTAA
- a CDS encoding DUF3795 domain-containing protein: MTKSICGVDCRKCELSNTCNGCAETKGHPFGSECLVALCLKEGKDALYKFKKNLIAAFNALNIQDMEEVTELNALKGSFINIEYTLPKGQLVKFWDDNKIYFGNQLSKKDSDRYYGIIADEKYLMVSEYSVYDSDAEIVVFKRWM, from the coding sequence ATGACTAAGTCTATTTGCGGAGTTGATTGTAGGAAATGCGAATTGAGTAACACTTGTAATGGATGTGCTGAAACGAAAGGTCATCCTTTTGGTTCAGAGTGCTTGGTTGCATTATGTTTGAAAGAAGGTAAAGATGCTCTATACAAATTCAAAAAGAATTTGATTGCAGCATTTAATGCACTTAATATACAAGATATGGAAGAAGTCACAGAACTTAATGCACTGAAAGGCTCTTTCATTAACATTGAATATACCTTGCCAAAAGGGCAGCTTGTAAAGTTTTGGGACGATAATAAAATTTACTTTGGAAATCAGCTTAGCAAAAAAGACAGTGACAGATATTATGGAATTATTGCTGATGAAAAATATCTCATGGTATCTGAGTATAGCGTTTATGATTCTGATGCTGAAATTGTAGTATTTAAGCGTTGGATGTAA
- a CDS encoding helix-turn-helix transcriptional regulator → MYEWQQQIQIIIDEIDKCIKNYNGEVLTLRFLSRKLGYSEFYTTKKFKEISGMQFRDYLRNRKLAFALKEVRDSDKSLLDIAFDYGFSSHEAFTRAFKRTYGVTPSEYRKNPKPVVLRTKITPFDRYFLGLGEIGMIKSTDGVKIYFATIPAHKFLYIKNNESNGYWDFWRKQNLIPGQDHETICGLLDSIKGKLDDDGGSEANCGSGQIMAYINSPDGRLCDWGILRTECWGVRLPFDYKGELPPQMLMIDIPEAEYIIFEHGPFNYEQENCSVEEKIEMAMATFDYIGKGYCPDITPGRIMYFYYNPDQYFKYIRPVKKMYAYPL, encoded by the coding sequence ATGTATGAGTGGCAACAACAAATTCAGATAATCATTGACGAGATTGACAAATGTATTAAAAATTACAACGGCGAAGTCTTAACGTTACGCTTTCTTTCTCGCAAATTAGGATATTCTGAATTTTATACAACGAAAAAATTCAAAGAAATATCGGGTATGCAGTTTAGAGATTACTTGCGGAATAGAAAATTAGCCTTTGCATTAAAAGAGGTTAGGGACAGTGATAAGAGTCTATTGGACATTGCTTTTGATTATGGATTTTCATCACATGAAGCTTTTACCAGAGCTTTCAAAAGAACTTATGGTGTAACACCAAGTGAATATCGAAAAAATCCTAAGCCAGTCGTTCTTCGTACAAAAATAACCCCTTTTGACCGCTACTTTTTAGGATTAGGAGAAATAGGAATGATTAAATCAACAGATGGTGTCAAGATTTATTTTGCAACCATACCTGCACATAAATTTTTGTACATTAAAAACAATGAAAGTAACGGGTATTGGGATTTTTGGAGAAAACAAAACCTTATTCCAGGACAGGACCACGAAACAATTTGTGGTTTGCTCGACAGCATCAAGGGTAAATTGGATGATGATGGTGGAAGCGAAGCTAACTGTGGAAGTGGTCAGATTATGGCTTATATAAACAGTCCAGATGGCAGGCTCTGCGATTGGGGTATTCTCCGTACAGAGTGTTGGGGCGTACGACTTCCTTTTGATTATAAAGGGGAACTTCCGCCACAAATGCTTATGATTGATATTCCTGAAGCCGAGTATATCATCTTTGAACATGGTCCATTTAATTATGAACAGGAAAATTGTAGTGTTGAAGAAAAGATTGAAATGGCTATGGCAACTTTTGATTACATTGGTAAGGGTTACTGTCCTGATATTACCCCTGGAAGAATCATGTACTTTTATTATAACCCAGACCAGTATTTTAAGTACATTAGACCTGTGAAAAAGATGTACGCCTATCCACTGTAA
- a CDS encoding MarR family transcriptional regulator produces the protein MRELLKWVSIINRYNANYIDRKLADIGINNSQYFYVLHICSNPGITQDTIFKRILVNPSNITRALANLEKEGFITREPSVKDKRTWHLYPTEKSLACYDEIIKITNGYVEELLSSFKKEEQELFMSMLKKTAFIAIDMNEEAKLEAKEDGRKI, from the coding sequence ATGAGAGAGCTATTAAAATGGGTTTCCATTATAAATAGATATAACGCAAACTATATTGATAGGAAATTGGCTGATATTGGAATTAATAATAGCCAATATTTTTATGTATTACACATATGTAGTAATCCAGGTATTACACAGGATACTATATTTAAAAGAATTCTTGTAAATCCTAGTAATATAACAAGAGCTTTGGCAAACCTAGAAAAAGAAGGGTTTATCACTAGAGAACCAAGTGTTAAAGATAAAAGAACATGGCATCTGTATCCTACAGAAAAATCTTTGGCATGTTATGATGAAATAATAAAAATAACGAATGGATATGTAGAGGAATTGTTAAGTTCATTTAAAAAAGAAGAGCAAGAGTTGTTCATGTCAATGTTAAAAAAGACTGCTTTTATAGCTATTGATATGAATGAAGAAGCAAAATTGGAGGCGAAGGAAGATGGAAGAAAAATATAA
- a CDS encoding MATE family efflux transporter: MEEKYKEPLEYEKVSKLLTKYAIPSIIAMLVSALYNIVDQIFIGQGVGVLGNAATNVSFPLTTICTAIALLLGIGGASKCSLELGAKNSEKATKSAGNSICLMAIFGISLFIIVSIFLTPLLKFFGSTSEILPYAHTYTKITSIGLPFLIMSTGMSKLILADGKPKASMFCMLVGAVINTILNPLFIFVLDMGIAGSALATVIGQLISFGFSVYYVMNFQHIKLHKKSFKLESIIYKHIFALGSSSCFNQLAMTVTQIVMNNTLAYYGARSVYGSEIPLACVGIIIKVNMIFISIIIGISQGMQPIIGYNYGAEKYNRVKEAYKLAVGSATVISVIAFLCFQFFPRQITSIFGNGNETYFIFAEHYFRTFLFLTFINGVQIVSSTFFTSIGKSVLGLFTSLTRQILFLIPLIVILPMFMGIDGVMYAGPIADAAAAMVCIYFAVHEMKSLTIKQNKVVSNHKEIVEV; this comes from the coding sequence ATGGAAGAAAAATATAAAGAACCATTGGAGTATGAGAAAGTTTCAAAATTATTGACTAAGTATGCAATACCTAGCATTATAGCAATGTTAGTAAGTGCGTTATATAACATAGTTGACCAAATTTTTATCGGGCAAGGTGTTGGAGTGTTAGGTAATGCTGCTACAAATGTTAGCTTTCCACTAACAACAATATGTACTGCAATTGCTTTATTATTAGGTATTGGTGGAGCATCTAAGTGCTCATTAGAATTAGGTGCTAAAAATTCAGAAAAAGCTACAAAATCAGCGGGAAATTCTATTTGTCTAATGGCTATCTTTGGAATAAGTTTGTTTATAATAGTATCAATATTTTTAACACCACTATTGAAATTCTTTGGTTCCACATCAGAAATATTACCTTATGCACACACATACACAAAGATTACATCAATTGGATTGCCATTTCTTATAATGTCTACTGGAATGAGTAAGTTGATACTTGCTGATGGAAAACCAAAAGCTTCTATGTTTTGTATGTTGGTAGGAGCAGTTATTAACACAATTTTAAATCCACTATTCATATTTGTGCTTGATATGGGAATTGCTGGGTCTGCTTTAGCTACTGTTATTGGTCAACTTATATCTTTTGGCTTTAGTGTTTATTATGTAATGAATTTTCAACATATTAAACTACATAAGAAAAGTTTTAAATTAGAAAGTATAATTTATAAACATATATTTGCGCTAGGTTCAAGTTCATGTTTTAACCAATTAGCAATGACTGTAACACAAATAGTTATGAATAATACGTTGGCATATTACGGAGCTAGGTCAGTTTATGGAAGTGAAATTCCACTTGCTTGTGTTGGTATCATTATTAAAGTAAATATGATTTTTATATCTATAATTATTGGTATATCACAAGGGATGCAACCAATTATAGGATACAATTATGGAGCTGAAAAATATAATCGTGTAAAAGAAGCATATAAGTTAGCAGTAGGAAGTGCAACTGTTATATCTGTTATTGCATTCTTATGCTTCCAATTCTTCCCACGACAAATTACATCTATATTTGGTAATGGGAATGAAACTTACTTTATATTTGCAGAACATTATTTTAGAACTTTCTTGTTCTTAACATTTATAAATGGTGTTCAAATAGTATCATCAACTTTCTTTACATCAATTGGAAAATCAGTACTGGGACTTTTTACTTCTTTGACTCGTCAGATTCTGTTTTTAATTCCATTAATAGTGATTTTACCAATGTTTATGGGTATTGATGGAGTAATGTATGCGGGGCCAATAGCGGATGCCGCTGCTGCAATGGTATGTATATATTTTGCAGTTCATGAAATGAAATCATTGACTATAAAGCAAAATAAAGTAGTGAGTAATCATAAGGAGATTGTAGAGGTATAA
- a CDS encoding nitroreductase family protein, protein MISNSISKRRSIRKYKNQNISHETIEKIIEAGIDAPSSKNRQPWKFIVVTEKEKESMLRAMSKGIQNEIDNNGLLPESRQHIAGANYTVEIMKQAPITIFILNKLGKSPLENLSAEERFYEMANIQSIGAAIQNMSLTAVELGLGSLWICDVYFAYRELCEWLDTDSQLVAAISLGYPDEQPAKRPRLKLNDVTKWR, encoded by the coding sequence ATGATAAGCAATTCTATATCGAAAAGACGTAGCATTAGAAAATATAAAAATCAAAATATTTCACATGAAACTATAGAAAAAATAATTGAAGCTGGAATAGATGCACCTTCATCTAAAAATAGACAACCATGGAAATTTATTGTTGTCACTGAAAAAGAAAAAGAATCTATGCTTAGAGCGATGAGCAAAGGTATTCAAAATGAAATTGATAACAATGGACTTCTTCCAGAAAGTCGTCAACATATTGCAGGAGCAAATTATACTGTTGAAATTATGAAACAAGCTCCCATAACAATTTTTATTTTAAACAAGTTGGGAAAGTCACCTTTAGAAAACTTATCTGCTGAAGAACGTTTTTATGAGATGGCAAACATACAATCAATTGGAGCTGCAATTCAAAATATGTCTCTTACAGCTGTAGAATTAGGTTTAGGTAGTCTTTGGATTTGTGATGTGTACTTTGCATATCGTGAATTATGTGAGTGGTTAGATACAGATAGTCAATTGGTTGCAGCAATATCGTTAGGTTATCCTGATGAACAACCAGCAAAAAGACCTAGATTAAAGTTAAATGATGTAACTAAATGGAGATAA
- a CDS encoding membrane protein insertase YidC encodes MDFISNILQEVLNILFSFTGDFGIAIVLITLIVKLMLMPLSLKQRFSMKKQQELAEKMEHIKEKYKDNAKELEKQLQMHSVESMKSMIGCSTILLQMPVIYALYHVCLNMPKGFTTVIIPWIANLNTADNLFILPCIYTLTMLAPNLINYIPYFKVSSQRTFNKQTIIMTTITSLIITVRTPVALGLYFITSAIYALIEEICFRIYFNQKNKLVLK; translated from the coding sequence ATGGATTTCATTTCAAATATACTACAAGAGGTATTAAATATATTATTTAGTTTTACAGGAGATTTTGGGATTGCAATAGTACTTATAACTTTAATAGTAAAGTTGATGCTAATGCCATTGTCATTAAAACAAAGATTTTCTATGAAAAAACAACAAGAATTGGCAGAAAAGATGGAACATATAAAAGAAAAATATAAGGATAATGCTAAAGAACTTGAAAAGCAACTACAGATGCACTCTGTGGAAAGTATGAAGAGTATGATTGGGTGTTCCACAATTTTACTACAAATGCCAGTAATATATGCACTGTATCATGTATGCTTAAACATGCCAAAGGGATTTACGACAGTTATAATTCCTTGGATTGCTAATTTAAATACAGCTGATAATTTATTTATACTACCTTGTATATACACATTAACTATGCTAGCTCCAAATTTAATAAATTATATACCATATTTTAAGGTGAGTTCTCAAAGAACATTTAATAAACAAACGATTATAATGACTACTATAACGAGTCTTATAATAACTGTTAGAACTCCAGTAGCCCTAGGTCTATATTTTATAACAAGTGCAATTTATGCATTAATTGAAGAGATTTGCTTTAGAATATATTTTAATCAAAAAAATAAACTAGTATTAAAATAA
- a CDS encoding DUF3795 domain-containing protein, producing MKMPNKIENIMFAPCGMNCKVCYEHCYSKKPCQGCYAGDLGKPEHCRKCNIKECTKIEKITYCFECEKFPCKLVKNLEKSYNKRYEESLIKNNILAKESGITTLMEAELKKWTCIYCGGIISLHDSECSECHAKKESK from the coding sequence ATGAAAATGCCCAATAAGATTGAAAATATTATGTTTGCTCCCTGTGGGATGAACTGTAAAGTCTGTTATGAACATTGTTATTCAAAGAAACCTTGTCAGGGATGTTATGCAGGTGACTTGGGGAAACCAGAACATTGCAGAAAGTGTAATATAAAAGAGTGTACAAAGATAGAAAAGATTACATACTGTTTTGAGTGTGAAAAATTTCCATGCAAATTGGTCAAAAACTTGGAAAAAAGTTACAATAAAAGATACGAAGAGAGCCTTATAAAAAATAATATTTTAGCTAAAGAGTCTGGAATAACTACTTTGATGGAAGCAGAATTAAAAAAATGGACTTGTATTTATTGTGGTGGCATTATTTCTTTACATGACTCTGAATGTTCTGAGTGTCATGCTAAAAAGGAATCAAAATAA
- a CDS encoding MFS transporter, producing the protein MENKNTHFTWKQKILTFLVSQYISLFGSSLVQMAMIWYITLQTSSGIWVTILTVCSFIPQMLISFFAGVWADYYNRKILIIVSDTIIAASTLILLMLMMSGIKGENELIAIAVVSIIRSLGSGVQTPAVNALIPQLVPEEHLMRFNGMNGSLQSIVQFIVPIVSAAILGLGNKISQVLLIDIITAIIAIVLLCFIKISKHNIIKQTEKVSFLTDMISGIKYSFSDKFIRKVVFTYGAFIFLCVPSGFLIGLLIERTFGKGYIYLSIIEMIGFSGMVLGGLVIGIFGGFKNRNKTFFLAMLSYAIFSIILGSVTQAWQFFIFMFFTSFSIPIIQATAMTMLQEHVVPEMQGRVLGLPTIIYTGLIPLGMILFGPLADMVSINFLIIVSGVIIAFFALSIPYSGQFYKQGIFKSKEIK; encoded by the coding sequence ATGGAAAACAAAAATACTCATTTTACATGGAAGCAAAAAATCCTTACCTTTTTAGTGAGCCAATATATTTCCCTATTTGGTTCATCACTTGTACAGATGGCAATGATATGGTATATCACACTTCAAACGTCATCAGGCATATGGGTAACAATCTTAACTGTATGCTCCTTCATACCACAAATGCTAATATCTTTTTTTGCAGGTGTATGGGCAGATTACTATAATCGAAAAATACTCATCATTGTATCTGATACTATAATCGCTGCTTCTACACTAATACTACTTATGCTTATGATGTCAGGAATTAAAGGAGAAAATGAATTAATCGCAATTGCTGTTGTATCTATTATTCGTTCTTTAGGAAGTGGTGTACAGACACCTGCTGTAAATGCACTGATTCCTCAACTTGTGCCAGAGGAACACTTAATGCGTTTTAATGGTATGAATGGCAGTCTTCAATCTATAGTTCAATTTATAGTTCCTATTGTATCCGCAGCAATTCTTGGTCTAGGAAATAAAATATCTCAAGTACTTTTAATTGATATTATTACTGCAATTATTGCTATTGTATTACTCTGCTTCATTAAAATATCTAAACATAATATAATAAAACAAACTGAAAAAGTATCATTTTTAACAGACATGATATCTGGAATAAAATACTCTTTTTCGGATAAATTTATTAGAAAAGTAGTTTTTACTTATGGCGCTTTCATTTTTCTTTGCGTACCATCAGGCTTTCTTATAGGATTATTGATTGAGCGTACATTTGGTAAGGGGTATATTTATCTATCTATTATTGAAATGATTGGCTTTTCAGGTATGGTTCTAGGTGGATTAGTTATAGGAATATTTGGTGGCTTTAAAAATCGAAATAAGACATTTTTCTTGGCAATGTTATCTTATGCTATCTTTTCTATTATTTTGGGCTCTGTTACACAAGCTTGGCAATTTTTCATATTCATGTTTTTTACCAGTTTTTCAATCCCAATTATTCAAGCAACAGCTATGACCATGTTGCAAGAACATGTAGTACCAGAAATGCAAGGTCGTGTATTGGGCTTACCTACTATTATATATACTGGTCTTATACCTCTTGGGATGATACTCTTTGGACCACTTGCTGATATGGTATCTATTAATTTCTTGATTATTGTTTCAGGTGTAATAATTGCATTTTTTGCTTTATCTATTCCTTATTCAGGACAATTTTATAAGCAAGGCATCTTTAAATCAAAAGAAATTAAATAA
- a CDS encoding MerR family transcriptional regulator, with product MNTYTTSEIADLIGIHPNTVRLYEELELIPKPKRNPNGYRIFNDFHIEQFKFARTALKIEVTQRGLRKNAIEIVRTSANKDFDKAISLVSHYLQQLEIEKSNAEEAINIVKEILNGNTQETDKLFLTRKETSEHLKVTIDTLRNWEMNGLLKVKRKQNGYRVYTDEDIKRLKIINSLRSANYSLSAILRMLNALSCNPNANIKNIIDTPKDDDEIISVCDKLITSLKEAEYNAKSMKSHLQSMKEQFS from the coding sequence ATGAATACCTACACAACATCAGAAATAGCAGATTTAATTGGTATACATCCTAATACAGTACGTTTATATGAAGAACTTGAACTAATACCTAAACCTAAGCGTAATCCTAATGGCTATCGTATTTTTAACGATTTTCATATAGAGCAATTTAAATTTGCTCGTACAGCCTTAAAAATTGAAGTTACACAAAGAGGATTGAGAAAAAATGCAATTGAGATTGTCAGAACATCAGCAAATAAAGATTTTGACAAAGCTATTTCTCTTGTTAGTCATTACTTACAACAATTAGAAATAGAAAAATCAAATGCTGAGGAAGCAATCAATATTGTTAAAGAAATTTTAAATGGAAACACACAAGAGACAGACAAGTTATTTTTAACTAGAAAAGAAACCTCAGAACACTTAAAGGTTACAATAGATACTTTAAGAAATTGGGAAATGAACGGGTTATTAAAAGTAAAAAGAAAGCAAAATGGTTATCGTGTATATACTGATGAAGATATAAAGCGCCTTAAAATTATTAATTCGTTACGCTCTGCAAACTATTCTCTTTCAGCTATTTTAAGAATGTTAAATGCTTTGTCTTGTAATCCCAATGCTAATATTAAAAATATTATTGATACTCCAAAAGACGATGATGAAATTATCTCAGTATGTGACAAATTGATAACCTCATTGAAAGAGGCGGAATACAATGCAAAATCAATGAAATCTCATCTTCAAAGCATGAAAGAACAATTTTCTTAA